The proteins below are encoded in one region of Neisseria bacilliformis:
- the cysG gene encoding siroheme synthase CysG, which yields MNHFPLFADLRGRPVLLVGGGAVATRKAENLLKAGARVRVAAGELGGAMAAFYEAGRLEWAAREFDDALLDGVFFVVAATDDAALNRRVFAAAEARQKLANTVDNAALCSFVFPSMIDRGDIQIAVSSGGKAPVLARLVREKLEAALPQGLGVMAKLAGRWRGRVKGRLNSITQRRRFWEKLFADAQFQSLCENGRSDEAETLLARTLDAGITRRGSVALVGAGPGDAGLLTLKGLQKIQAADVVLYDALVSDDVLELVRRDAEKIFVGKRAGGKRVEQEDTNTLLLRLAQEGRRVVRLKGGDPFVFGRGGEELETLAAAGIPFEVVPGITAALGATAYAGIPLTHRDYAQSAMFVTGHVKPDGKALNWQTLAQGRQTLVVYMGAIRAAELTAELLKHGRSGDTPAAVISLGTQQSQQVRVGTLQTLPALAEAAESPALIVIGETVALRRKLDWFGKNAERKPLIFRQERFYAAPATVDDTRAAAVGV from the coding sequence ATGAACCATTTTCCCCTTTTTGCCGATTTGCGCGGCCGGCCTGTTTTGTTGGTGGGCGGCGGCGCGGTGGCGACGCGTAAGGCCGAGAACCTGCTCAAAGCCGGTGCGCGTGTGCGCGTGGCGGCGGGAGAATTGGGCGGCGCGATGGCGGCGTTTTACGAGGCGGGCAGGCTGGAATGGGCGGCGCGGGAGTTTGACGACGCGCTGCTCGATGGCGTGTTTTTCGTGGTCGCCGCCACCGACGATGCCGCGCTCAACCGGCGTGTGTTTGCCGCCGCCGAGGCGCGGCAGAAGCTGGCGAACACGGTGGATAACGCGGCTTTGTGCAGTTTTGTGTTCCCCTCGATGATCGATCGGGGCGACATTCAGATTGCGGTGTCCAGCGGCGGCAAAGCCCCCGTGCTGGCGCGGCTGGTGCGCGAGAAGCTCGAAGCCGCGCTGCCGCAGGGTTTGGGCGTGATGGCGAAGCTGGCCGGACGCTGGCGCGGCCGTGTGAAAGGCCGTCTGAACAGCATCACGCAACGCCGCCGCTTTTGGGAAAAACTGTTTGCCGACGCGCAGTTTCAAAGCCTGTGCGAAAACGGCCGCAGCGACGAAGCCGAAACGCTGCTGGCGCGCACGCTCGACGCGGGCATTACGCGGCGCGGCAGCGTGGCTCTGGTGGGCGCGGGGCCGGGCGACGCGGGGCTGCTCACGCTCAAAGGTTTGCAGAAAATCCAAGCCGCCGATGTGGTTTTGTATGACGCGCTGGTTTCAGACGACGTGTTGGAACTGGTGCGCCGCGATGCCGAAAAAATCTTTGTCGGCAAACGCGCGGGTGGCAAAAGGGTGGAGCAGGAAGACACCAACACGCTTTTGCTTCGGCTCGCGCAGGAGGGCAGGCGGGTGGTGCGGCTCAAAGGCGGCGACCCGTTTGTGTTCGGGCGCGGCGGCGAGGAATTGGAAACGCTTGCGGCGGCGGGCATACCGTTTGAAGTCGTCCCCGGCATTACCGCCGCTTTGGGCGCAACCGCCTACGCGGGCATTCCGCTCACGCACCGCGATTACGCGCAGTCGGCGATGTTTGTAACCGGCCATGTGAAGCCCGACGGCAAAGCCTTGAATTGGCAGACGCTCGCGCAGGGGCGGCAGACGCTGGTGGTGTATATGGGCGCGATCCGCGCCGCCGAGCTGACGGCCGAGCTGCTCAAACACGGCCGCAGCGGCGACACGCCCGCCGCCGTGATCAGCCTCGGCACGCAGCAGAGCCAGCAGGTGCGCGTGGGCACGCTGCAAACCCTGCCCGCGCTGGCCGAAGCGGCCGAATCGCCCGCGCTGATTGTGATAGGAGAAACCGTTGCCTTACGCCGAAAACTCGACTGGTTCGGCAAAAACGCCGAACGCAAACCGCTCATCTTCCGACAGGAACGTTTTTATGCTGCGCCCGCAACTGTGGACGATACCCGCGCCGCCGCCGTCGGTGTATGA
- the rplI gene encoding 50S ribosomal protein L9, which yields MQIILLEKIGGLGSLGDIVTVKNGYARNYLIPQGKAKRATEANKAEFEARRAELEARQAEILADAQARKEKLDGQTVTVAQKAGVDGRLFGSVTNADIAAAIVAAGIEAAKANVRLPEGPFKAVGEYEVEVALHTDAVAKITVAVVAATE from the coding sequence ATGCAAATTATTCTGTTAGAAAAAATCGGCGGCTTGGGCAGCCTGGGCGACATCGTAACCGTGAAAAACGGCTACGCCCGCAACTACCTCATCCCCCAAGGCAAAGCCAAACGCGCCACCGAAGCCAACAAAGCCGAATTTGAAGCCCGCCGCGCCGAGCTGGAAGCCCGTCAGGCCGAAATCCTTGCCGATGCCCAGGCGCGCAAAGAAAAACTCGACGGCCAAACCGTCACCGTCGCACAGAAAGCCGGCGTGGACGGCCGCCTGTTCGGTTCGGTAACCAACGCCGACATCGCCGCCGCCATCGTGGCCGCCGGCATCGAAGCAGCCAAAGCTAACGTCCGCCTGCCCGAAGGCCCGTTCAAAGCCGTCGGCGAATACGAAGTGGAAGTTGCCCTGCACACCGACGCGGTCGCCAAAATCACCGTTGCCGTAGTTGCGGCAACCGAATAA
- the rpsR gene encoding 30S ribosomal protein S18 → MARQTFKRRKFCRFTAEKIQEVDYKQVDLLKDFITENGKIIPARITGTKAHYQRQLAVAVKRARFLALLPYTDQHK, encoded by the coding sequence ATGGCTCGTCAAACATTCAAACGCAGAAAATTCTGCCGTTTCACCGCTGAAAAAATCCAGGAAGTGGATTACAAACAAGTTGATTTGCTGAAAGACTTCATCACCGAAAACGGCAAAATCATCCCCGCCCGCATCACCGGTACCAAAGCGCACTACCAACGCCAGCTTGCCGTTGCCGTAAAACGCGCGCGCTTTCTGGCACTCTTGCCCTACACCGACCAACACAAATAA
- the priB gene encoding primosomal replication protein N, which produces MDNSFVLTARIAKCSPVRYTPAGIPVLDLVLQHESQQRENGRDCTAKLEITAKIVGADALAWQHRENTLVQAGGFLSARSRRSGIPILRIQNIQEYKG; this is translated from the coding sequence TTGGACAACTCCTTCGTCCTCACTGCCCGCATCGCCAAATGCAGCCCAGTGCGCTACACCCCTGCCGGCATTCCCGTCCTCGACCTCGTGCTGCAACACGAATCGCAGCAGCGTGAAAACGGCAGAGACTGTACGGCCAAACTGGAAATAACGGCGAAAATCGTCGGCGCAGACGCCTTGGCATGGCAGCATCGGGAAAACACCCTCGTACAGGCGGGCGGATTCCTTTCCGCCAGAAGCAGACGCAGCGGCATCCCGATACTCCGCATCCAGAACATTCAAGAATATAAAGGTTAA
- the rpsF gene encoding 30S ribosomal protein S6, protein MRHYEIVFIVHPDQSEQVPAMVERYKALVTENNGVIHRLEDWGRRQLAYPINKIHKAHYVLMNIETTPAVIEELETGFRFNDAVLRHLTIQTKHAVTEASPMMKEEKSKNLLNPQQQEAAEA, encoded by the coding sequence ATGCGTCATTACGAGATCGTGTTTATCGTTCATCCCGATCAGAGCGAGCAGGTGCCCGCCATGGTTGAACGCTACAAAGCACTGGTAACCGAGAACAACGGCGTCATCCACCGCCTCGAAGACTGGGGTCGCCGCCAGCTCGCCTACCCCATCAACAAAATCCACAAAGCGCACTACGTTTTGATGAACATCGAAACTACCCCCGCCGTTATCGAAGAGCTGGAAACCGGCTTCCGCTTCAACGACGCCGTACTGCGCCATCTGACCATCCAGACCAAACACGCGGTAACCGAGGCTTCCCCGATGATGAAGGAAGAAAAATCGAAAAACCTGCTGAACCCGCAGCAGCAGGAAGCCGCCGAAGCGTAA
- the yfaE gene encoding class I ribonucleotide reductase maintenance protein YfaE yields MPFISTHDTTFALQESETLLEGLERTGHEIEYQCRSGYCGSCRVKILSGRVSYDDFPLAFVAPGEILACCCRVSENIRIDCRKRTEEPDLFAPSLFDEDS; encoded by the coding sequence ATGCCATTCATCAGCACCCACGACACCACCTTCGCCCTGCAAGAAAGCGAAACCCTGCTCGAAGGCTTGGAGCGCACCGGCCACGAAATCGAATACCAGTGCCGCAGCGGCTACTGCGGCTCGTGCCGCGTCAAAATCCTCTCCGGCCGCGTGTCATACGACGACTTCCCGCTCGCCTTCGTCGCCCCCGGCGAAATCCTCGCCTGCTGCTGCCGCGTCAGCGAAAACATCCGCATCGACTGCCGCAAACGCACCGAAGAACCCGACCTCTTCGCCCCCAGCCTGTTCGACGAAGACAGCTGA
- the rho gene encoding transcription termination factor Rho, protein MHVSELQTQHISKLLAQAEELGIENANRLRKQDLVFAIVRQLMMQGEDFNCSGTLEILPDGFGFLRSADTSYLAGPDDIYVSPNQIRRFNLHTGDTIEGTVRVPKNDERYFALVYLNSINGDDPEVCRHKILFENLTPLFPTKQFKLERDIKAEENLTSRAIDLVSPIGRGQRALLVAPPKTGKTVMLQNIAHAITANYPDVELIVLLIDERPEEVTEMSRSVRGEVVSSTFDEPATRHVQVAEMVIEKAKRMVEHKKDVVILLDSITRLARAYNTVVPTSGKILTGGVDAHALHRPKRFFGAARNVEEGGSLTIIATALVETGSRMDDVIYEEFKGTGNMELHLDRRMAEKRLFPAININKSGTRREELLVPNDQLQRMWLLRKFLHPMDEIEATEFLVGKLKDSKNNDDFFELMRGK, encoded by the coding sequence ATGCACGTCTCCGAACTACAAACCCAGCACATCTCCAAACTGCTCGCCCAAGCCGAAGAACTCGGCATCGAAAACGCCAACCGCCTGCGCAAACAAGACCTTGTCTTCGCCATCGTCCGCCAGCTGATGATGCAGGGCGAAGACTTCAACTGCTCCGGCACGCTCGAGATCCTGCCCGACGGCTTCGGCTTTCTGCGCAGCGCGGACACCTCCTACCTCGCCGGCCCCGACGACATCTACGTCTCCCCCAACCAAATCCGCCGCTTCAACCTGCACACCGGCGACACCATCGAAGGCACGGTGCGCGTGCCGAAAAACGACGAACGCTATTTCGCGCTGGTCTACCTCAACAGCATCAACGGCGACGACCCCGAAGTGTGCCGCCACAAAATCCTGTTTGAAAACCTCACCCCGCTGTTTCCCACCAAACAGTTCAAGCTCGAACGCGACATCAAGGCCGAAGAAAACCTCACCTCCCGCGCCATCGATCTGGTTTCCCCCATCGGGCGCGGCCAGCGCGCGCTTCTGGTTGCCCCGCCGAAAACCGGCAAAACCGTGATGCTGCAAAACATCGCCCACGCGATTACCGCCAACTATCCCGATGTCGAACTGATTGTCTTGTTAATCGACGAACGCCCCGAAGAAGTAACCGAAATGAGCCGCTCCGTGCGCGGCGAAGTGGTGTCGTCCACCTTCGACGAACCCGCCACGCGCCATGTGCAGGTGGCCGAAATGGTGATCGAAAAAGCCAAGCGCATGGTGGAACACAAAAAAGACGTGGTCATCCTGCTTGACTCGATTACCCGCCTCGCCCGCGCCTACAACACCGTCGTCCCCACCTCGGGCAAAATCCTCACCGGCGGCGTGGACGCCCACGCCCTGCACCGCCCCAAACGCTTCTTCGGTGCGGCGCGCAACGTGGAAGAAGGCGGCTCGCTCACCATCATCGCCACCGCCCTCGTGGAAACCGGCAGCCGCATGGACGACGTGATTTACGAAGAATTCAAAGGCACGGGCAATATGGAACTGCACCTCGACCGCCGCATGGCCGAAAAACGCCTGTTCCCAGCCATCAACATCAACAAATCCGGCACCCGCCGCGAAGAGCTGCTCGTGCCCAACGACCAGCTCCAACGCATGTGGCTCCTGCGCAAATTCCTGCACCCGATGGACGAAATCGAAGCCACCGAATTTCTGGTCGGCAAGCTCAAAGACTCCAAAAACAACGACGATTTCTTCGAGCTGATGCGCGGCAAATAA
- the argH gene encoding argininosuccinate lyase yields MNSTKTWSGRFNEPVSELVKKYTGSIDFDKRLAQWDIQGSLAHAQMLCQAGVLSGEDLAAIERGMAEILAEIEAGRLQWLLDLEDVHMNIERRLTDKISDAGKRLHTGRSRNDQVATDIRLWLRDQISIIQTLIQSLQTALLDLAEQHAETVMPGFTHLQVAQPVSFGHHMLAYVEMLGRDYERMADCRRRVNRMPLGAAALAGTTYPVRREVTAELLGFEQICQNSLDAVSDRDFAVEFTAAASLVMIHLSRLSEELILWMSPRFGFIDIADRFCTGSSIMPQKKNPDVPELVRGKSGRVIGHLIGLITLMKSQPLAYNKDNQEDKEPLFDTADTLIDTLRIYADMMRGVSVKPENMRAAVMQGFATATDLADYLVKKGMPFRDSHEVVARAVRHADEAGVDLSQLPLAVLQGFSGLISDDVYQVLTPEGSLNARNHLGGTAPEQVRFQIARWRRLLADAQAV; encoded by the coding sequence ATGAATAGCACGAAGACATGGTCGGGAAGATTCAACGAACCCGTATCGGAACTGGTCAAAAAATACACCGGCTCGATTGATTTCGACAAACGGCTGGCGCAATGGGACATCCAAGGCTCGCTGGCGCACGCGCAGATGCTGTGTCAAGCGGGCGTGTTGTCCGGGGAAGACTTGGCCGCAATCGAACGCGGCATGGCGGAAATTTTGGCGGAAATCGAAGCAGGCCGCCTGCAATGGTTGCTCGACTTGGAAGACGTACACATGAACATCGAACGCCGCCTCACCGACAAAATCAGCGACGCGGGCAAGCGTCTGCACACCGGCCGCAGCCGCAACGACCAAGTGGCTACCGACATCCGCCTGTGGCTGCGCGACCAGATCAGCATCATCCAAACCCTGATTCAAAGCCTGCAAACCGCCCTGCTCGATTTGGCCGAGCAACACGCCGAAACCGTGATGCCCGGTTTCACCCATTTGCAGGTGGCTCAGCCCGTGAGCTTCGGCCACCATATGCTTGCCTATGTCGAAATGCTCGGCCGCGACTACGAGCGCATGGCCGACTGCCGCCGCCGCGTCAACCGTATGCCTTTGGGCGCGGCCGCGCTGGCTGGCACCACCTACCCCGTCCGCCGCGAAGTTACCGCCGAACTGTTGGGTTTTGAACAAATCTGCCAAAACTCGCTCGATGCCGTGTCCGACCGCGATTTTGCCGTCGAATTTACCGCCGCCGCCTCGCTGGTGATGATTCACTTGAGCCGCCTCTCCGAAGAGCTGATTTTGTGGATGAGCCCGCGCTTCGGTTTTATCGACATTGCCGACCGCTTCTGCACCGGCTCGTCCATCATGCCGCAGAAAAAAAATCCCGACGTGCCCGAGCTGGTGCGCGGCAAATCCGGCCGCGTGATCGGCCATCTGATCGGCCTGATTACCCTGATGAAATCGCAGCCGCTGGCCTACAACAAAGACAATCAGGAAGACAAAGAACCGCTGTTCGACACCGCCGACACGCTGATCGACACGCTGCGGATCTACGCCGACATGATGCGCGGCGTGAGCGTGAAACCCGAAAACATGCGCGCCGCCGTCATGCAGGGTTTCGCCACCGCTACCGACCTGGCCGACTATCTGGTCAAAAAAGGCATGCCCTTCCGCGACAGCCACGAAGTCGTCGCCCGCGCCGTGCGCCATGCCGACGAAGCGGGCGTGGATTTGAGCCAACTGCCGCTGGCAGTGTTACAGGGATTCAGCGGCCTGATTTCAGACGACGTTTACCAAGTGCTCACCCCCGAAGGCAGCCTCAACGCCCGCAACCACCTGGGCGGCACCGCCCCCGAGCAGGTGCGTTTCCAAATCGCCCGCTGGCGCAGGCTGCTGGCAGACGCACAGGCCGTCTGA